ATAGACCTAAATTTGGAAACAATGGACCTTCAAAATTGAAACAACAATTTAGTCAGGGGCTAACCCTACTGTTGGTAGTTATAGTCTGCCTTTTGATTTATTTTGCACTTTTACGATTGGAAAGGATTTCAAATGTTATTTATCTTGTTTTGGGAATACTTAAGCCTATAATATATGGGTTTGCAATTGCGTATCTTTTAAACCCAATTGTAAAAAAAGTAGATGAATATTTGATTCCACATATCAATAAACATTTTCCAAATAGTAAAAAAGCAGCGCAGATTTCAAGAGGTACAGGTATATTTGTTGCGGTTGTTTTGTTGATTTCAATTATTACAGCACTGTGCAATATGATGCTTCCGGAATTATATAAGAGTATTTGGAACATGGTGTCCACAGTTCCGAGCCAGTTGAATACAGCAGTTGATCAAATTACAAAGATGATGTCAAAAGATACTACTACCGGACAGCTTTTTACAAATGTACTCATGCAGGCGACGGATTTTATTCAAAATTGGATGAAGACAGATTTATTAGAACAAGTTAATGTTGTAATGTCTAACCTGACAGTTGGAGTGATTAATGTTGTAAAAGAATTGTTTAACGGAATTATTGGAATCATCATTTCTGTTTATGTGCTTTGGGGAAAAGAAGTATTTTCCCAGCAGGCAAAAAAGATAGTTTACGCGATTTTCAAACCAAATTCTGCGAATATGATCTTGCATCTGACGATTAAAAGCAATGAAATCTTTGGCGGATTTATTATCGGGAAGATCATAGACTCTGTTATTATTGGAATATTATGCTTTATTGGTCTGAGTATATTAAAGATGCCATACGCATTACTTGTCAGTGTGATTGTAGGTGTTACAAATGTAATTCCGTTTTTTGGTCCATATATAGGGGCGATACCGAGTGCGATTTTGATCACTCTTTCAAATCCGATAAAGGGTCTGTACTTTTTAATTTTTATTTTGATTTTACAACAGATAGATGGAAATATTATCGGACCTAAAATTATCGGAAATTCGACAGGTCTGTCGGCTTTTTGGGTTGTGTTTTCGATTTTGTTAGGAGGAGGTTTGTTTGGAATACCAGGAATGATTCTTGGTGTGCCTACATTTGCAGTATTGTCTTATATTGTGACAATGCTTATAAACCATAATCTGGAGAAAAAGAATCTGCCGATAGAGGCATCGTGTTATGATGAGTTGAGTTATGTGGACACAGACGGGACATACGTTCATTCTGACAGAAATGAATTTAAAAAATATAAAGGGGAATAGAAATGCCAATTCGAGTACAAAATGATTTACCGGTAAAAGAAATACTGGAACAAGAAAATATATTTGTAATGGATGAATATCGTGCGGCACATCAGCAGATACGTCCAATCAGCATCGGACTTTTGAATCTGATGCCATTAAAGGAGGATACGGAACTTCAGATACTGCGGTCGTTGTCTAATACACCGTTGCAGGTTGACGTGACATTTGTGAGAGTTAGCAGCCATGTTTCTAAAAATACTTCAACCAGTCATATTTATAAATTTTATGAGTCGTTTGAAAGTATTAAGAATAAAAAATTTGATGGATTTATTATTACAGGGGCACCGGTAGAGCAGATGCCGTTTGAAGAGGTTGACTACTGGGAAGAATTAAAAGAAATTATGGAGTGGACGAAAACAAATGTTACATCAACACTTCATTTATGCTGGGGAGCGCAGGCTGGAATTTATTATCACTATGGGATTGATAAGGTGATGTTATCGGAAAAGAAGTTTGGTGTGTTCCCGCATCATGTACGTGATCGTAAGATTCCGCTGGTACGTGGGTTTGATGATATATTTTATGCACCACATTCCAGACATACTGAGGTTCCTTTAAAAGAACTGGAGGCCGATGACCGTATTAGAATCCTTGCTGATTCAGATGAGGCAGGTGTTTTCTTGTGTATGGCAGAAGAGGGAAAACAGGTTTTTGTTATGGGACATCCTGAATATGATCGTATGACATTGGATACAGAGTATAAGCGAGACTGCGCAAAAGGATTGGATATCCAGATACCAATCAACTATTATCCGGATAATAATCCGGACAATAAACCAAATTTGCTGTGGAGATCGCACGCAAATACTTTATATAGTAACTGGCTGAATTATTACGTATATCAGGTGACTCCATATAATCTGTACGGAGCACCGGATTTTAGCTAAGAGTGTATAAAAACAAGATAAGAGTATTACGAGGAAAATATAATGGAAGATACATATTTTTCAGATAAGGTAAATGCATTAAAAACAGGTGTATTTGCCACGCTGAATCAAAAGAAAGCAGAACTTATCCGGAGAGGAAGAAAAGTGTATAACTTATCGGTCGGAACACCTGATTTTCCACCGGCACCGCATATTATGAAAGCAATGGAGGATGCATGCAAGAATCCGGAGAATTATAAATATTCATTGGAAGACAGGCCGGAATTGTTAGAGGCACTTCAATTTCATTATAAACGTCGTTTTAATGTGAATGTTGAAAAAGATGAAATTACTTCAGTAAATGGTTCACAAGAAGGCATGGCACATATAGGAATGGTTTTGTGTAATCCGGGAGATACAATCCTTGTGCCAAATCCAGGGTATCCATTGTTTGAAACAAGTGGAATGATGGCTGATGCAAAGATAGAGTATTATCCGATTAAAGAGGAAAATGGGTATCTGCCAGACTTGGATGCAATACCGGAAGAGATACTTGCGCGGACAAAATATATGATTGTATCTTATCCGTTAAATCCTGTATGTGTATGTGCGCCGGATGAATTTTATGAACGCCTGATAATATTTGCAAAAGAGCATGACATTATTATCATTCATGATAATGCTTATTCCGATATTATTTATACACGAAAACAAGGACGATCCTTTTTATCGTTTGCTGGTGCAAAAGAGGTGGGAGTGGAGTTTTATTCTTTGTCAAAGTCTTTTAATCTGACAGGAGCAAGAATCTCTTTTGTGGTAGGAAATAAGCAGATTATAAATAAATTAAAGGTTTTTCGTTCACAGATAGATTATGGAGTGTTTCTTCCTGTTCAATATGCAGCAATTGCGGCATTGACAGGACCGCTTGATGTGGTAGAAGAACAACGTCAGGAGTATGAAAAGCGAAATAAAATGCTTTGTGGTGGTTTACGCTCAATTGGGTGGGATGTACCGGATAGCCAAGGCACGATGTTTGTGTGGGCAAAA
This Ruminococcus hominis DNA region includes the following protein-coding sequences:
- a CDS encoding AI-2E family transporter produces the protein MDQSAEKEKDVTKKDDKVKEKEKKKSVENSGYYINRPKFGNNGPSKLKQQFSQGLTLLLVVIVCLLIYFALLRLERISNVIYLVLGILKPIIYGFAIAYLLNPIVKKVDEYLIPHINKHFPNSKKAAQISRGTGIFVAVVLLISIITALCNMMLPELYKSIWNMVSTVPSQLNTAVDQITKMMSKDTTTGQLFTNVLMQATDFIQNWMKTDLLEQVNVVMSNLTVGVINVVKELFNGIIGIIISVYVLWGKEVFSQQAKKIVYAIFKPNSANMILHLTIKSNEIFGGFIIGKIIDSVIIGILCFIGLSILKMPYALLVSVIVGVTNVIPFFGPYIGAIPSAILITLSNPIKGLYFLIFILILQQIDGNIIGPKIIGNSTGLSAFWVVFSILLGGGLFGIPGMILGVPTFAVLSYIVTMLINHNLEKKNLPIEASCYDELSYVDTDGTYVHSDRNEFKKYKGE
- the metA gene encoding homoserine O-acetyltransferase MetA; the encoded protein is MPIRVQNDLPVKEILEQENIFVMDEYRAAHQQIRPISIGLLNLMPLKEDTELQILRSLSNTPLQVDVTFVRVSSHVSKNTSTSHIYKFYESFESIKNKKFDGFIITGAPVEQMPFEEVDYWEELKEIMEWTKTNVTSTLHLCWGAQAGIYYHYGIDKVMLSEKKFGVFPHHVRDRKIPLVRGFDDIFYAPHSRHTEVPLKELEADDRIRILADSDEAGVFLCMAEEGKQVFVMGHPEYDRMTLDTEYKRDCAKGLDIQIPINYYPDNNPDNKPNLLWRSHANTLYSNWLNYYVYQVTPYNLYGAPDFS
- a CDS encoding aminotransferase class I/II-fold pyridoxal phosphate-dependent enzyme, which codes for MEDTYFSDKVNALKTGVFATLNQKKAELIRRGRKVYNLSVGTPDFPPAPHIMKAMEDACKNPENYKYSLEDRPELLEALQFHYKRRFNVNVEKDEITSVNGSQEGMAHIGMVLCNPGDTILVPNPGYPLFETSGMMADAKIEYYPIKEENGYLPDLDAIPEEILARTKYMIVSYPLNPVCVCAPDEFYERLIIFAKEHDIIIIHDNAYSDIIYTRKQGRSFLSFAGAKEVGVEFYSLSKSFNLTGARISFVVGNKQIINKLKVFRSQIDYGVFLPVQYAAIAALTGPLDVVEEQRQEYEKRNKMLCGGLRSIGWDVPDSQGTMFVWAKIPEKYKSSVEFCLDLMEKTGVIVTPGNAFGSRGEGYVRMALVVGEETISELLSVLEESNIFSK